A window of the Teredinibacter franksiae genome harbors these coding sequences:
- a CDS encoding PKD domain-containing protein, whose amino-acid sequence MRKILTGATWLLSLALFSSLSVSTVAQDTSSVCLPTDYKDKLVTWCEKKLAKPKFQNKSNSWKKQFCEELLSNEAPEAVAFGPAVVDVHGYFTLDASASSDVDGDVLSYSWQQTAGMPAIAISGLDGTAPEFYVGKGSEGELVFEVSVSDGDETSVAEVVVPVNQCMDDPSAMFTNCIDPAWGSVSGWEMLDDGNYTNYHYEEGHNEFLINWQILDTAESGYDQVIDIAYNDQAGVNGYTRLYTAGGFGVTKDLSAYYNGTLEFDVRVLDWANASDMMLKLECIYPCESGHFQLPLDKNAEWQHVSLPISALADTGLDLTAVEIGFQVFPNWGQQAGVHFQVDNIHWLGGEIAGPVNIDYSMWTIGDYSGTTGLDDIYTTENSVHFTPTWNTVDDFFGANYYFSTPLNLDGGSLSFDVYLPQSAVESSGALGIYIYDTSWNGAYISWSQYSHYVGDAWNTISFNPFDVNAFTGHDEAFNPAAIQLIDILFFAAGSTGSPGEFAIGNVQIHEGSGPDNPDSGGGDNGGDTSGDGVITLDSGNWTTIDIVGSPTTEYQGRNSGVDVFPQSGNAGDTRFFVNDLGSPINLLGGRLDASLEFSAELAGNPISAQLVIVDDQGRSAGTYSEMPFDEGSVGFSQTIYGDDDAFLDYRDEGFDFTAVASVGLKVIFQDEITESAGTVSLSSVQITVGGGRPFQNALYFFNDPVSVSDWFFGPSENSPASVDILHTIEHWRGEGALAVDPTWQSETDSFTLMTLLSTANPLNLTNGALFADFEIPADYINDGNLLINIFFEDIFGNDGHLTPLELSWIDPENGTISIGSGVAPESLESSDTDFDMSQITAIGVRIQANGKPVDVGGRIVIDRIQLSESGGFQALAEPVSEGSGEEPVTGTPVNLQVEVNAGEGFGWYFEGGELVLNPVWTANGDSVNLYHYPESPASLETGSLSIDVFLPASYITSGVLMQLIVHDLNYNSVITKPIYSADLVGDAWNTISLTDIPSASLVFLSEDFDVTTINQASFFLSMPTSEGLPTDDIRVRNFKFNP is encoded by the coding sequence ATGCGCAAAATACTTACAGGAGCTACATGGCTATTGTCATTAGCTTTGTTCAGCAGCCTTTCAGTCTCTACGGTTGCTCAAGATACCAGCAGCGTATGCTTGCCAACAGATTATAAAGATAAGCTAGTGACATGGTGTGAAAAAAAGCTAGCCAAGCCTAAATTTCAAAATAAATCTAATAGCTGGAAGAAGCAATTCTGTGAAGAACTGCTAAGTAACGAAGCGCCTGAAGCTGTCGCTTTTGGCCCAGCGGTTGTTGATGTTCATGGCTATTTCACGCTGGATGCCTCGGCTTCCTCTGATGTGGATGGCGATGTACTTAGCTATAGCTGGCAACAGACAGCAGGTATGCCTGCAATCGCCATTAGCGGGCTTGACGGTACAGCGCCTGAATTTTACGTGGGCAAGGGCAGTGAAGGTGAGCTTGTGTTTGAAGTGAGCGTCAGCGATGGAGACGAAACCAGTGTTGCTGAAGTGGTGGTACCTGTAAATCAATGCATGGATGACCCTTCAGCGATGTTCACCAATTGTATAGACCCCGCTTGGGGCTCAGTAAGTGGCTGGGAAATGCTAGATGACGGTAACTACACCAACTACCACTATGAAGAAGGTCATAATGAGTTTTTGATTAATTGGCAGATTCTCGACACCGCTGAGTCTGGCTATGATCAGGTGATCGATATCGCCTATAACGACCAAGCGGGTGTAAATGGCTATACGCGGCTGTATACGGCAGGAGGTTTTGGTGTAACTAAAGATCTCAGCGCTTATTACAACGGTACGTTGGAGTTTGATGTTCGCGTACTGGATTGGGCAAACGCTAGCGATATGATGCTGAAACTGGAATGCATTTACCCCTGTGAGAGCGGCCACTTCCAATTGCCTTTAGATAAAAACGCTGAATGGCAGCATGTCTCCCTTCCAATATCCGCACTAGCTGACACAGGCCTAGATTTAACTGCCGTGGAGATTGGCTTTCAGGTATTCCCAAACTGGGGGCAACAAGCGGGTGTACATTTTCAGGTAGACAACATTCACTGGCTGGGAGGTGAAATTGCCGGCCCTGTCAACATTGACTATAGTATGTGGACCATAGGTGACTACAGTGGTACCACTGGCCTGGATGATATTTACACCACTGAAAACTCCGTACATTTTACCCCCACCTGGAACACTGTCGACGACTTCTTCGGTGCGAACTACTATTTCAGCACGCCACTGAATCTTGATGGTGGGAGTCTGTCTTTCGATGTATATTTACCTCAATCTGCTGTGGAGTCCAGCGGTGCGCTAGGTATTTATATTTATGACACAAGCTGGAATGGCGCCTATATATCTTGGTCGCAATACAGCCACTATGTGGGCGATGCATGGAATACCATTAGCTTTAATCCCTTCGATGTGAATGCTTTTACTGGCCACGACGAAGCTTTCAACCCCGCTGCCATCCAGCTTATTGATATTTTGTTCTTTGCTGCTGGCAGTACGGGTAGTCCGGGCGAATTCGCCATTGGCAATGTACAAATTCACGAAGGCAGCGGTCCTGATAACCCCGATTCTGGTGGTGGAGATAACGGCGGAGATACCAGTGGTGATGGTGTGATTACGCTTGACTCAGGTAACTGGACAACCATCGATATTGTCGGCTCGCCTACAACCGAATACCAAGGTCGTAACAGCGGTGTGGATGTCTTCCCGCAATCGGGGAATGCCGGTGATACGCGTTTTTTTGTTAATGATCTAGGCAGCCCGATAAATCTACTTGGCGGGCGCCTAGATGCATCACTTGAATTTTCGGCTGAGCTGGCTGGCAACCCAATAAGTGCACAGCTTGTTATAGTTGACGATCAAGGGCGTTCGGCAGGTACCTATTCGGAAATGCCATTCGACGAAGGCTCTGTGGGCTTCTCTCAAACCATTTACGGTGATGATGACGCCTTCCTCGACTACAGGGACGAAGGGTTCGATTTCACCGCAGTTGCCAGCGTTGGTCTTAAAGTTATTTTTCAAGATGAGATTACCGAGAGTGCAGGTACCGTTTCCCTCTCTTCCGTCCAGATAACTGTAGGTGGCGGCCGGCCTTTTCAAAATGCTCTATATTTCTTTAATGATCCCGTAAGTGTGAGCGACTGGTTTTTTGGTCCATCAGAAAACAGCCCAGCGTCTGTTGATATTCTTCATACTATCGAACACTGGCGAGGGGAAGGCGCGCTGGCTGTTGACCCCACCTGGCAGTCTGAAACCGACTCATTCACTTTGATGACTCTTCTGTCTACCGCTAACCCATTGAATCTAACAAATGGTGCGCTTTTTGCTGATTTTGAAATACCCGCGGATTACATTAACGACGGTAATTTACTCATCAATATTTTCTTTGAAGACATTTTTGGAAATGACGGGCACCTAACGCCTCTGGAGCTTAGTTGGATAGACCCTGAAAATGGAACAATATCTATTGGCTCCGGAGTTGCCCCTGAATCTTTGGAAAGCTCTGACACAGATTTTGATATGTCACAAATTACGGCTATTGGTGTTCGTATTCAGGCAAACGGTAAACCTGTAGATGTAGGAGGCCGAATTGTAATTGATCGCATTCAGCTTTCAGAGTCGGGCGGCTTCCAAGCGCTGGCGGAACCGGTTTCTGAAGGCTCAGGCGAAGAGCCTGTTACGGGAACCCCCGTAAACTTGCAAGTGGAGGTGAATGCGGGTGAAGGCTTCGGTTGGTATTTTGAGGGGGGTGAACTGGTCCTTAATCCCGTTTGGACAGCGAACGGCGACAGCGTCAATTTATATCACTACCCGGAGTCGCCCGCCAGCTTGGAGACTGGTAGTCTTTCTATCGACGTCTTTCTGCCTGCAAGCTACATTACTAGCGGCGTGTTAATGCAATTAATCGTGCACGACTTAAACTATAACTCAGTAATTACCAAACCCATTTATAGTGCGGATCTGGTAGGTGATGCCTGGAACACAATTTCACTGACTGACATTCCCAGTGCATCACTGGTATTTCTTAGTGAAGATTTCGATGTGACCACCATCAATCAAGCATCGTTCTTCTTAAGCATGCCAACAAGTGAAGGCTTACCTACCGACGATATTCGCGTACGTAATTTTAAGTTTAATCCTTAG
- a CDS encoding spermine/spermidine synthase domain-containing protein has product MKPLSKLAIAKIPNNGGELTLFCREEEFSIRLSGVRGELMNSRVYNSEQELAKLGCAHIQNKDNAEVLVGGLGMGYTLASALESVTANSRVTVAELVPEVVEWNQGPLGECAGKPLADGRCQVRLGDIVELIRLQQPDFDAILLDVDNGPEGITHSNNNWLYSTSGLDALYNSLRPEGMLAVWSAGADPMFTIQLKKARFSVEARTVRSRPGKGSRHTIFLAKKLCVSPRW; this is encoded by the coding sequence ATGAAGCCTTTAAGCAAACTCGCGATAGCGAAGATACCCAATAATGGCGGCGAATTAACTTTATTTTGCCGCGAAGAAGAATTTTCTATTCGGCTTTCCGGCGTACGCGGGGAGTTAATGAATAGTCGGGTTTATAATTCCGAGCAGGAATTGGCAAAGCTGGGTTGTGCTCATATTCAAAATAAAGATAATGCGGAGGTGTTAGTCGGTGGTTTGGGTATGGGTTATACCTTGGCGTCAGCACTGGAGAGCGTTACTGCAAACTCACGGGTCACTGTGGCGGAGCTTGTTCCTGAGGTGGTTGAATGGAATCAAGGCCCGCTGGGTGAATGTGCGGGCAAGCCATTAGCCGATGGCCGCTGCCAAGTAAGGTTGGGCGATATTGTCGAATTAATTAGATTGCAGCAACCAGATTTTGATGCCATTTTACTGGATGTTGATAATGGTCCGGAGGGTATTACCCATAGCAATAACAATTGGTTGTATTCCACCAGCGGCTTAGACGCCTTATATAACAGTTTACGCCCTGAAGGCATGTTGGCCGTGTGGTCTGCCGGAGCAGACCCTATGTTCACTATTCAACTAAAAAAAGCTCGGTTCTCAGTTGAAGCGCGCACCGTGAGATCTAGGCCGGGTAAAGGCAGTCGACATACCATTTTTCTAGCAAAAAAACTTTGCGTTAGCCCCCGGTGGTAA
- the tnpA gene encoding IS66 family insertion sequence element accessory protein TnpA, with amino-acid sequence MSKRRTYNWPQLFAEFERSGLSQVEFCKQHDLNPKYFNLKLSKLKAQEDSAFAHVVVQPELYSRQGLVLEVGNCKVHCPPAMSIPSFVSLIKSLA; translated from the coding sequence ATGTCCAAGCGCCGCACCTACAACTGGCCCCAACTTTTCGCAGAATTCGAGCGGTCAGGCCTATCGCAAGTCGAATTTTGCAAGCAACACGACCTCAATCCAAAATATTTCAACTTAAAGCTTTCCAAGCTCAAAGCGCAGGAAGACAGTGCGTTCGCGCATGTGGTTGTACAGCCTGAACTTTACTCGCGGCAGGGGCTTGTCCTCGAAGTGGGCAACTGTAAAGTTCATTGCCCACCAGCCATGTCTATTCCTTCCTTTGTATCATTGATTAAGTCCCTCGCATGA
- a CDS encoding pectate lyase family protein — protein MKRYLRACSALIFTFTCGSALAATGFATQNGGTTGGQGGNRVSASTGTEIHAAICNRANDDTPLIIEVSGTITPGNTSKVSGSCNTKDGVIELKEIENISIIGVGGGAVFDEIGIHIRSSRNIILQNLHIRDVKKSGGTTSNGGDAIGMESNVSNIWVDHCTLEAFGGENEGYDGLFDIKANTKYITLSYSILKNSGRGGLVGSSESDTGNGPITYHHNLFSNIDSRAPLLRGGTAHIYNNFYDGINKSGINARAGGKAKVEKNYFQDAKDPLGTFYTNDRGSWQVNQNIFTNVSWSSQGDEKYPAGPNVQSTTSVSIPYSYSMDDAGCVPQIVQSTAGANNGLRTSNGSCQSQSSSSSSSTSSSSSSSSNSSSSNSGSAAVYNGSNPLTVQENGTGFVGVDGAVETNNSGYTGSGFANTDNSSGTGIEWSISVPSNGNYTLTFRYANGATNRPGAIKVDGNTAVGNVDFQGTGAWASWALTSASVSLSAGTNRIRLEATNGSGLANIDFVEISGGNGSSSSNSSSSTSSSSSSSSSSSSSTSNSSSSTSSSSSNNNGGDCSGVNEYPNWTAKDWAGGDYNHASAGDQMVYQGVLYQANWYTNNVPGSDASWSTIGNCN, from the coding sequence ATGAAAAGATATCTCCGCGCCTGTAGCGCGCTTATTTTCACCTTTACATGTGGTTCCGCTTTAGCTGCAACGGGTTTTGCAACCCAAAATGGAGGCACAACAGGTGGGCAAGGCGGTAACAGGGTAAGTGCTTCTACGGGCACAGAAATTCACGCAGCGATTTGTAATCGCGCAAACGACGATACACCGCTTATTATTGAGGTTTCGGGTACCATCACACCTGGCAACACCTCAAAAGTTAGCGGTAGCTGCAACACCAAAGATGGTGTTATCGAACTCAAAGAAATCGAAAACATTTCGATTATTGGCGTGGGTGGCGGTGCTGTTTTCGACGAAATTGGTATTCATATTCGCAGTTCCCGCAATATTATCTTGCAAAATCTCCATATCCGAGACGTTAAAAAATCGGGTGGCACCACTTCCAACGGGGGCGACGCCATTGGCATGGAATCCAATGTTTCTAACATTTGGGTAGACCACTGTACGCTGGAAGCCTTTGGGGGTGAAAACGAAGGTTACGATGGCTTGTTCGATATCAAGGCCAACACTAAGTACATTACGCTCTCCTACAGTATTCTAAAAAATTCCGGCCGCGGTGGTTTGGTGGGTTCAAGTGAAAGTGATACCGGCAACGGCCCCATTACTTACCACCACAACCTATTTAGCAATATCGACTCACGCGCGCCCTTGTTACGTGGTGGTACCGCACATATTTATAACAACTTTTATGATGGTATTAATAAATCAGGTATTAATGCACGTGCAGGCGGAAAAGCCAAAGTTGAAAAAAACTATTTTCAAGATGCCAAAGATCCACTCGGTACTTTCTATACTAACGATCGCGGTTCATGGCAAGTAAACCAGAACATTTTTACTAACGTGAGCTGGTCGAGCCAAGGCGACGAGAAGTATCCTGCCGGCCCGAATGTGCAATCTACAACTTCAGTCAGCATTCCCTATTCCTACTCCATGGATGATGCCGGCTGTGTGCCACAGATTGTTCAAAGCACTGCCGGTGCTAACAATGGCCTGCGAACCTCCAACGGCTCCTGCCAATCTCAATCCAGTAGTTCGTCAAGTTCCACTTCTTCGAGCAGCTCAAGCTCATCCAATAGCTCAAGCTCAAATTCTGGCAGCGCAGCTGTTTACAATGGCTCGAACCCACTGACTGTCCAAGAAAACGGCACAGGCTTCGTAGGTGTTGATGGCGCGGTTGAAACCAACAACAGTGGCTATACCGGCAGCGGATTCGCCAATACCGATAACAGCAGCGGCACCGGTATTGAGTGGTCGATTTCCGTTCCATCCAATGGCAACTACACACTCACCTTCCGCTATGCCAATGGCGCCACCAACCGCCCCGGCGCGATTAAAGTGGACGGCAATACGGCTGTTGGTAACGTGGATTTTCAAGGCACCGGTGCCTGGGCCAGCTGGGCTCTAACATCAGCCAGCGTTTCCCTCTCGGCAGGAACCAATAGAATTCGACTGGAAGCAACCAATGGCAGTGGTCTGGCAAATATAGATTTCGTGGAGATATCAGGTGGCAATGGTTCGTCCAGCTCAAACTCCTCTAGTTCGACCAGCAGCTCTTCATCGTCTAGCTCAAGCTCGTCTAGTTCGACCAGCAATTCTTCTTCATCCACGAGTTCGAGCAGTTCAAATAACAATGGCGGTGACTGCAGTGGCGTAAATGAGTACCCCAACTGGACAGCGAAAGACTGGGCCGGTGGCGACTACAACCACGCCAGCGCCGGTGACCAGATGGTATATCAGGGTGTGCTTTATCAAGCGAACTGGTACACCAATAACGTGCCCGGCAGTGACGCCTCTTGGAGCACAATAGGTAACTGCAACTAA
- a CDS encoding DUF2179 domain-containing protein, giving the protein MWIENRFAIGNELVRCLSFNRDVLAEKIRKKGFEVVSFDGDMGHEKPIELLFIVEKRRNVPSLINLIKTLDSTAVYSVSDVKSVYEGPGPVGRRMFFLGRFKLDAEQPNMARVFVIDSLVFGLPESKSNYKSCAKIRRGDECPLAVRIAGKRG; this is encoded by the coding sequence ATGTGGATTGAAAATCGTTTCGCCATTGGCAATGAGCTTGTTCGATGCTTATCATTTAACCGTGATGTTTTGGCGGAAAAAATACGTAAAAAAGGCTTTGAAGTCGTTTCATTTGATGGTGATATGGGCCACGAAAAGCCGATCGAGTTATTGTTTATAGTTGAAAAACGCCGTAATGTCCCTAGCCTGATAAACTTAATTAAGACCCTTGATTCGACGGCAGTCTATTCTGTATCTGATGTAAAGAGCGTTTACGAAGGACCCGGCCCGGTAGGAAGGCGAATGTTTTTTTTAGGTAGATTTAAACTGGATGCCGAGCAGCCGAATATGGCTAGAGTCTTTGTGATAGACAGCTTAGTTTTTGGTTTGCCGGAGTCCAAAAGCAATTATAAGAGCTGCGCTAAAATTAGGCGTGGAGATGAATGCCCGCTAGCCGTGCGGATAGCGGGTAAAAGGGGATAG
- the tnpA gene encoding IS200/IS605 family transposase, which yields MSEYIHKSHNVTVLLYHLVFPAKYRRVVFDSGVDRALLEVCQEIEKRYELKFLEIGTDKDHVHFLVQSVPKYSVTKLVTVIKSLIAREVFRKCPHVKKTLWGGEFWSDGYFASTVGKHGDENTIMSYVKNQGKEAEYKEVHKDHQLALF from the coding sequence ATGAGTGAATATATTCATAAGAGCCATAATGTGACTGTGTTGTTGTATCACCTTGTTTTTCCTGCGAAGTATAGGCGAGTGGTGTTTGATAGCGGTGTAGATAGAGCATTACTAGAGGTGTGCCAAGAGATCGAGAAACGCTATGAATTAAAGTTTCTTGAGATAGGTACGGATAAGGACCATGTTCATTTTTTAGTGCAGTCTGTACCCAAATATAGCGTTACAAAGCTAGTGACAGTGATAAAAAGCTTGATTGCTCGCGAAGTCTTTAGAAAGTGCCCGCATGTAAAGAAGACGTTGTGGGGCGGGGAGTTTTGGTCCGATGGTTATTTTGCAAGTACAGTGGGTAAGCACGGAGACGAAAATACGATTATGAGCTATGTGAAGAATCAGGGAAAAGAGGCTGAATATAAAGAGGTACATAAGGACCACCAGCTGGCATTATTCTAA
- the tnpB gene encoding IS66 family insertion sequence element accessory protein TnpB (TnpB, as the term is used for proteins encoded by IS66 family insertion elements, is considered an accessory protein, since TnpC, encoded by a neighboring gene, is a DDE family transposase.) — protein MIQWSNAIPIYLHRDPVDFRKAINGLAVIVSEEMELDVYSQALFVFCNRNRSQLKVLYWDSTGFALWQKRLEKDKFKWPSKDPLATASITYEQWGWLLRGFDFAKFRPHKQLKFTEVA, from the coding sequence ATGATCCAGTGGTCCAATGCGATTCCCATATACCTGCACCGCGACCCAGTAGACTTTCGCAAAGCGATCAATGGCCTAGCGGTTATCGTGAGTGAGGAGATGGAGTTGGATGTATACAGCCAGGCGTTGTTCGTGTTTTGCAATAGAAACCGCAGTCAGCTCAAAGTGCTCTATTGGGACAGTACGGGTTTTGCCCTGTGGCAGAAACGCCTAGAGAAGGACAAATTTAAGTGGCCGAGTAAAGACCCGCTTGCAACCGCATCAATTACCTACGAGCAATGGGGTTGGTTATTGCGGGGTTTTGACTTTGCTAAATTTAGACCACATAAGCAGTTAAAATTCACCGAGGTGGCCTAA
- a CDS encoding pectate lyase family protein — MKKKILGSTALLALLFASATTLAADCSGVNEYPNWTSKDWSGGDYNHASSGDQMTHQGELYQANWYTNSIPGSDSSWSPMGSCDGTSSSSSSSSSSSSSSSSSSSSSSNSSSSSSSSSSSSSNSTKLTIQENNAGFCGVDGSVDSNNSGYTGDGFANTDNSNSKGIDWAVNVPYGSSYSLEWRYANGSSDNRNANVIINGTSVGSVDFDSTGSWSSWTSVSTTVNLNGGNNTIRLEANTGSGLSNVDTIVLLGNDLSTGSCSGNSSSSSSSSSSSSSSSSSSNSSSSSSSSSVNVNPDSSMGGFANTSGHGLNTTTGGKGGRTVTASNYSQLQQYVQSNERLVIQVQGTISNGGGKMLRVAGSNKTIIGSGSGATLNGFGLNISSWHDGLGAGDSCDEGENNVTTPVSNIVVRNLRFTNSADDSITIQCWSHHVWIDHNTFEPAYDGSVDTKRGADLVTISYNHFDGTSKTSLVGHSDNVASLDRGHLRTTYHHNWFDRVNNRTPRVRFGYVHVYNNYWDNQDSCMRIGPEGRIYAEANNVADAGKILKASENEGSLTWTSSNVWDESKFGGVGSNLLDADQSVSRPPYSDNVGSAPSSPPSAGVGKI, encoded by the coding sequence ATGAAAAAAAAAATATTGGGCTCAACGGCACTATTGGCTTTGTTGTTTGCCTCTGCCACTACCCTTGCAGCTGATTGCAGCGGTGTAAACGAATACCCGAACTGGACATCGAAAGACTGGTCCGGCGGTGATTACAACCACGCCAGCAGCGGTGATCAAATGACTCATCAGGGTGAGTTGTATCAGGCTAATTGGTATACCAACTCTATACCAGGCAGCGATTCTTCATGGAGCCCAATGGGCTCGTGCGATGGCACAAGCAGCTCTTCGTCCAGCAGTTCATCATCGAGTAGCTCAAGTTCAAGTTCAAGTTCAAGTTCATCAAACTCTAGCAGCAGCTCTTCAAGCTCAAGTAGCAGCTCTTCCAATTCAACCAAGCTCACGATTCAGGAAAACAACGCAGGCTTTTGTGGTGTAGACGGTTCAGTTGACTCCAACAACAGTGGATACACCGGCGACGGATTTGCCAATACCGACAACTCGAATAGCAAAGGTATTGATTGGGCCGTTAATGTGCCCTACGGCAGTAGCTATTCACTCGAATGGCGTTACGCGAACGGTTCCAGCGATAACCGTAACGCAAACGTGATTATAAATGGCACTTCCGTTGGCTCCGTGGATTTCGATTCTACCGGCTCTTGGAGCAGCTGGACTTCAGTTAGCACTACCGTAAACTTGAATGGCGGCAATAATACTATTCGGCTAGAAGCAAACACCGGTAGTGGTTTATCCAATGTCGACACCATTGTGTTGCTAGGCAACGATCTGTCTACCGGATCTTGTTCCGGCAACAGCTCGTCGAGTTCAAGCTCTTCCAGTAGCTCCAGCTCGAGCAGTAGTTCGTCTAACAGCTCCAGCAGCTCGTCTTCAAGTAGCGTCAATGTCAACCCAGACTCATCAATGGGTGGCTTCGCCAATACCAGCGGTCACGGCTTGAACACAACAACCGGAGGCAAAGGCGGCAGAACTGTTACCGCCAGTAATTATTCACAACTTCAGCAATATGTTCAGTCTAACGAGCGCTTAGTTATTCAGGTACAGGGCACTATAAGTAATGGTGGCGGTAAAATGCTGCGTGTTGCTGGTTCAAACAAAACCATTATTGGCTCAGGTAGTGGTGCTACTCTTAACGGATTCGGTTTGAATATTAGTAGCTGGCACGATGGCCTAGGCGCGGGCGACTCCTGTGACGAAGGCGAAAACAATGTCACCACACCGGTTAGTAATATCGTTGTCAGAAACCTTCGGTTTACCAACTCTGCCGATGACTCAATTACCATTCAGTGCTGGTCCCACCATGTTTGGATTGACCACAACACTTTTGAACCGGCCTATGATGGTTCAGTCGATACCAAGCGCGGCGCCGACTTGGTTACCATTTCGTACAACCACTTCGACGGCACTTCAAAAACCAGTCTCGTTGGCCATAGTGACAACGTCGCATCTTTGGACCGCGGTCACCTCCGAACAACCTATCATCACAACTGGTTCGATCGCGTAAACAACCGCACACCGCGTGTTCGCTTTGGCTATGTTCATGTGTATAACAACTACTGGGACAACCAAGACTCCTGCATGCGTATTGGCCCTGAAGGTAGAATCTACGCAGAAGCCAATAACGTAGCCGATGCTGGTAAAATTCTTAAGGCCTCAGAAAACGAAGGCAGCCTAACATGGACAAGCTCCAACGTATGGGATGAGAGTAAATTCGGCGGCGTAGGTAGCAATCTTCTCGATGCAGACCAATCCGTTAGCAGACCACCCTATAGCGACAACGTAGGCTCTGCCCCTTCATCGCCACCTTCTGCAGGTGTAGGAAAAATATAA
- the tnpC gene encoding IS66 family transposase, producing the protein MKYAADLQKENDLLREKIAARDTQIAVLNEQLKHLLSKRFGSSSEKISADQLGLFNEAEACVVEVEAAESDSTTVKSYTRKRKPRVTIPDNLPREDIIHDITETEKVCPHDGSTLNIIGSEDHEQLEIIPAKIKVVRHKRLKYACPCCDNHIVTAGKPKQPIEKSIASPSLLAYIAVQKYADALPLYRQSEIFKRIGIELDRTNMANWMVKCGELTQPLINLLIDYLHKPPYIHMDETTLQVLEEPGKTAQSKSYMWVMTSTGPQSVYVFHYADNRGQRVPIELLSAENTSIMVDGYEWYQKACDEYGITRLGCWAHARRKFKEAQNLQKKGKTGKADQALAYIHKLYAIEKKIKDEPPDKRYQVRQEQAKPILDKIKEWLDKSLQSVAPKTKLGIALVYLNNQWDRLIAYLEDGCYPIDNNAAERAIRPFAIGRKNWMFSKSQAGAKASANLYSLIETAKANDLNTYDYLQHIFEELPNAQNVEQIEGLLPWNVQLG; encoded by the coding sequence ATGAAATATGCGGCGGATTTACAAAAAGAAAATGATTTATTGCGCGAAAAGATTGCCGCGCGCGATACGCAAATCGCCGTATTAAACGAACAGCTTAAACACCTGCTGAGCAAACGCTTTGGATCTTCTAGTGAAAAAATATCGGCTGATCAGCTAGGCTTATTTAACGAAGCCGAAGCATGTGTAGTTGAAGTTGAGGCCGCCGAAAGCGATAGCACCACTGTAAAAAGTTATACTCGCAAGCGTAAGCCTCGCGTTACTATACCCGACAACCTTCCCCGTGAAGACATCATTCACGACATCACCGAAACGGAAAAAGTCTGCCCTCACGATGGCAGCACTCTTAATATCATTGGCAGCGAAGACCATGAACAACTGGAAATCATCCCCGCTAAAATCAAAGTGGTTCGCCACAAGCGACTAAAATATGCCTGTCCCTGCTGTGACAATCACATTGTAACGGCAGGCAAGCCCAAACAGCCTATCGAAAAAAGTATCGCCAGCCCCAGTCTACTCGCTTACATCGCGGTGCAAAAATATGCGGATGCTTTACCTTTATACCGTCAAAGCGAGATATTCAAACGAATCGGCATAGAGCTGGACAGAACTAATATGGCGAACTGGATGGTGAAGTGTGGTGAGCTGACACAGCCCCTTATCAACCTGTTAATTGATTACCTCCACAAGCCACCGTACATCCACATGGATGAAACCACACTACAGGTATTGGAAGAGCCGGGAAAGACCGCACAAAGCAAAAGCTACATGTGGGTAATGACCAGCACAGGTCCACAGTCGGTTTACGTATTCCACTATGCGGATAACCGAGGGCAACGGGTACCCATCGAGCTACTTAGCGCCGAAAATACCTCCATTATGGTCGACGGCTACGAGTGGTACCAAAAAGCCTGTGATGAGTACGGTATTACCCGCTTAGGTTGCTGGGCTCATGCCAGAAGAAAGTTCAAAGAGGCTCAAAATTTACAGAAAAAGGGTAAAACAGGCAAAGCTGATCAAGCCTTAGCCTATATCCACAAGCTGTACGCGATTGAAAAGAAAATAAAGGACGAACCACCGGATAAACGCTACCAAGTTCGCCAAGAGCAGGCAAAACCCATCCTCGACAAAATCAAAGAATGGTTGGATAAAAGCTTACAGTCGGTGGCACCGAAAACAAAACTCGGTATAGCATTGGTGTACCTGAACAACCAGTGGGATCGATTAATCGCCTACCTGGAAGATGGGTGCTATCCCATCGATAATAATGCTGCCGAACGTGCAATACGCCCCTTTGCTATTGGTCGCAAAAACTGGATGTTCAGTAAGAGTCAGGCGGGCGCTAAAGCTAGCGCAAATCTTTACAGTCTGATAGAAACAGCCAAGGCTAACGACCTGAATACGTACGACTATTTGCAACATATTTTTGAAGAACTACCCAATGCGCAAAATGTTGAGCAGATTGAGGGATTGTTGCCTTGGAATGTCCAGCTTGGTTAG